The bacterium genome includes the window CAGCCCGCGGTCGTTCATCGTCTCGAAGATGGTATAAGCGTCGGCGTCCGAATATGCTGTGATTTCGACCAGGTGGACGTTCTCGATCAGCCAGTCGGCGAAGTAGGGCAGTGCCTCGCCCGTGAGCTCCTCTGGAAAGGACTCTTCGATGTCCTGGAACCGACTGACGATGTTGACTACTGATTCAGGCTGACCGTTCTCCTCGAACGGCTCTGCGGTAAAGAGCGCCTCCATGCAGGCAGTACGCTCGGGCACGTCCAGGTTGAAGGAGCGCCTGCCCACTTTGTAAGAGAAGATCAGATTGGCGATCTCCTTCTTCTGGTCTTCGTCCTCGAGCTGGCGGTAGAGGTGAATGAGGATCAGGGTCAACGACGTCAAGCGTTGCTGCCCGTCGATGATGAACTTGTGGCCCTCCTTGTCGCTGATGATGATGGAGCCGAGGAAGTAGTGGCCGTACTGCTCGACCGCACTGCGCTCGTTTCCCTCCTCGTGCCTCTCCAGGAATTTCTCGGCCAGGTCGTCGATGAGTTCCGCGACCTGCTTCGTTTCCCAGCGATACTCGCGCTGGTAGTAGTCGATCGCGAACTTGGCTCCACTCAGCAGAGCCCGAATGTTCTTCGCGAGGCCTCGAATCTCTTTCATTGGAGCGACCTCTCAGTGATCGCCGCGGGCAATCCCTTGGTCTTGTTCTCGAACGGAAGGGTCTCAAAGATCATCTCGCTGACCTCAATCTCGCGCCGTATTCCGCCACCCCGGGAGCGTCGTCGGCGGGGAGCATCCATTCATAGGTGGGCTGCACGATCACTCCTTCCGGGACTGCCTGAGGTACCGAATCGCGGTTCAGCAACAGGAGCCGCTGGGTGGCTTGCGGGTGGAGAGCGCTGGCGCCTTCGAGGGCACGCAGCTCCCGCTCTGCCGTCGCCGGGTCGGAAGCCTCGGCGCATACCTGGATCAGCTCTTCTTCCCCGTCTGGGAAGCGCGCCAGGAAATCCACCTCATGACCCTCGGGCGTACGGACGTACGTCACCTCGCAGCGCCGGCGTTCCAGCTCCACCATCACAGCAGTCTCGAGGGCATGGCCGGTGTTTGCGCGGCCCGTGCGGTCGAAGACGGGGATCAGGCCCGGGTCGACCGGGTAGGCCTTGCGGGGATTCACCATTCTCTGGCGTTCCGACTTGGCTTCCAGCCATACGGTGCGCACGAGGAAACAATCGGTGAGATGACCCAGGAGTTGGTGCACCGTGTCCTTTGAGATAGAAAGGCCCTGGGACTTCAGGGCTCCGTAGAATTTCTCCACGCTGAAGAGGCCCGCCGCGTTGCCGAGAAGATGGCGGACGAGCCAGCGCAAGCCCGCGACGTTGGTGACGCCATGGCGCTCGACCACGTCGCGCAGCATGGCCACGTCCACGTAGTCGCGCAGAAGCTGGCGGCGGGTGGCGACGTCGAGCCCCTGGGCCTCCGGAAA containing:
- a CDS encoding ATP-binding protein — its product is MLPDPPRAFDALLDEKLADSLVAPVPEATPRRVSGTVHFPGKATAVVGMRRAGKTTFLHQLRRERLEAGTERSALPYVNFEDERLAGLTAEHLHPLVEHYYRRYPEARGSKTVTWCFDEIQVVPGWERFIRRLLDAERVEVFVTGSSAALLSREIATALRGRAWEVLLHPFSFEETLRHQGVAPPARPDFLASKDRSALERAFLGYLEVGGFPEAQGLDVATRRQLLRDYVDVAMLRDVVERHGVTNVAGLRWLVRHLLGNAAGLFSVEKFYGALKSQGLSISKDTVHQLLGHLTDCFLVRTVWLEAKSERQRMVNPRKAYPVDPGLIPVFDRTGRANTGHALETAVMVELERRRCEVTYVRTPEGHEVDFLARFPDGEEELIQVCAEASDPATAERELRALEGASALHPQATQRLLLLNRDSVPQAVPEGVIVQPTYEWMLPADDAPGVAEYGARLRSAR